Proteins encoded together in one Prunus dulcis chromosome 3, ALMONDv2, whole genome shotgun sequence window:
- the LOC117622504 gene encoding 3-isopropylmalate dehydrogenase 2, chloroplastic-like produces the protein MAACLQLNAKPFSPLLSPNPVSTRTRKLGRISCSAASPSKRHTITLLPGDGIGPEVISVARNVLNLAASIEGIEFKYQEVPVGGAALDLTGVPLPEETLLAAQQSDAVLLGAIGGYKWDKNEKHLKPETGLLKLREGLKVFANLRPATVLPQLVDASTLKREVAEGVDLMVVRELTGGIYFGKPRGFGTNENGEEIGFNTEVYAAYEIDRIARVAFETARKRKGKLCSVDKANVLEASMFWRKRIMAIALEYPDVELSHMYVDNAAMQLVRDPKQFDTIVTNNIFGDILSDEASMITGSIGMLPSASLGESGPGLFEPIHGSAPDIAGQDKANPLATILSAAMLLKYGLGEEKAAKRIEAAVLDTLNKGFRTGDIYSAGTKLVGCKEMGEEVLKSVDSLVPSPV, from the exons ATGGCTGCTTGTCTGCAACTCAACGCTAAACCCTTCAgcccccttctctctcctaaCCCCGTTTCCACACGCACCCGGAAATTGGGTAGGATCAGCTGCTCCGCAGCCTCGCCTTCCAAACGCCACACCATCACTTTGCTTCCTGGCGATGGCATTGGCCCCGAAGTCATCTCCGTCGCCAGGAACGTTCTCAACCTCGCCGCCTCTATCGAAG GGATTGAGTTCAAGTATCAAGAAGTTCCTGTGGGCGGAGCTGCATTGGATTTGACCGGAGTTCCATTACCGGAAGAGACCCTTTTGGCTGCTCAGCAATCTGATGCAGTTCTGCTTGGAGCAATTGGGGG GTACAAATGGGACAAAAACGAAAAGCATTTGAAACCAGAAACTGGGTTACTTAAGCTTCGAGAAGGTCTTAAAGTATTTGCGAATTTGAGGCCTGCAACTGTTTTACCGCAG TTGGTGGATGCTTCAACTTTGAAGAGAGAGGTTGCTGAAGGGGTGGACCTTATGGTTGTAAGAGAGCTAACTGGAG GTATATATTTTGGAAAGCCAAGGGGTTTTGGCACCAATGAAAACGGAGAGGAGATTGGCTTCAATACGGAGGTGTATGCCGCCTATGAG ATCGATCGCATTGCTCGTGTTGCATTTGAGACTGCTCGGAAGCGGAAGGGAAAGCTCTGCAGTGTTGATAAAGCAAATGTGTTGGAG GCATCAATGTTTTGGAGGAAAAGAATCATGGCAATAGCCTTGGAATATCCTGACGTTGAACTCTCACACATGTATGTTGATAATGCTGCAATGCAGCTTGTTCGTGATCCAAAACAG TTTGATACGATTGTAACAAACAACATATTTGGCGATATATTATCCGATGAGGCGTCAATGATTACTGGAAGTATTGGGATGCTTCCATCTGCTAGTCTTGGGGAATCG GGTCCTGGACTTTTTGAACCAATACATGGTTCTGCTCCTGATATTGCTGGACAG GATAAAGCAAATCCATTAGCAACAATTCTCAGTGCTGCTATGCTTTTAAAGTACGGTCTAGGGGAAGAAAAAGCTGCCAAGAGAATTGAGGCTGCAGTTCTAGATACTTTGAATAAGGGGTTTCGAACGGGTGACATTTATTCGGCAGGAACT AAGTTGGTAGGGTGCAAAGAAATGGGTGAAGAGGTATTGAAGTCGGTAGATTCGCTAGTTCCTTCTCCAGTATGA
- the LOC117623086 gene encoding BRAP2 RING ZnF UBP domain-containing protein 2 codes for MSPSSSTAHAGASPGEVFRSQPAIISGDPSDSSYSSSSSISNITQAFPFSSGNPRIEETRGIMLLYRDVADVVSTSSSHLPVGRKPLVCVLGVPNHMTYADFCQFCGSFIQHILEMRIVRNDGMEDRYSILIRFDSQDSTDDFYKHFNGSRFSSLEVEACRILFTVDVQYTGSIEHAQASSGSSTEQPSCPVCLERLDQDMGGILTTICNHSFHCSCISKWTDSSCPVCRYCQQQPEKSNCFVCQTSENLWMCVICGFVGCGRYKEGHAIRHWKDTEHCYSLELETQRVWDYAGDNYVHRLIQSKTDGKLVELNSPYNECGSCECVDSGFSEALLNSKVEAIVNEYNELLATQLENQKVYFELLLQEVKEETEREISNAVEKAVPLKKMQAKLDRCVKEKKFLDDLNENLLKNQEIWKAKILEAEEREKKTLKLKDDKISDLEEQLRNLMLYLETGKTMEQTSISNEIKDGTAFSASIELSQPSSSK; via the exons ATGTCACCAAGTTCGAGCACGGCACATGCCGGAGCATCGCCAGGCGAGGTTTTCAGGTCGCAGCCGGCCATTATCTCCGGCGATCCCAGTGACTCCTCATATTCGTCGTCTTCCTCGATCTCCAACATCACGCAGGCCTTTCCTTTCTCTTCTGGAAACCCTAGAATCGAAGAGACCAGAGGCATCATGCTTCTCTACCGCGATGTCGCCGACGTCGTTTCCACCTCGTCCTCTCACCTCCCC GTTGGAAGGAAGCCACTTGTTTGTGTGCTTGGAGTGCCGAATCACATGACATATGCAGACTTTTGCCAGTTTTGTGGTTCATTCATTCAGCATATTTTGGAGATGCGGATTGTCAG GAATGATGGAATGGAAGATCGTTACAGCATTTTGATTAGGTTTGATAGTCAGGACTCCACAGATGATTTTTACAAGCATTTCAATGGAAGCCGATTTTCGTCGCTTGAG GTGGAGGCTTGTCGCATTCTCTTCACGGTAGATGTTCAATACACTGGTTCAATAGAACATGCACAGGCATCATCGGGAAGCTCAACTGAGCAGCCATCATGTCCAGTCTGTCTTG AGAGACTAGACCAAGATATGGGTGGAATTCTCACGACTATCTGCAATCATTCTTTCCATtgttcttgcatttcaaaatggACGGATTCTTCTTGTCCT GTATGTCGATATTGTCAGCAGCAGCCTGAAAAGTCTAACTGTTTTGTTTGCCAAACTTCTGAGAATTTGTGGATGTGTGTTATCTGTGGCTTTGTTGGCTGTGGGAG GTATAAAGAAGGACATGCCATAAGACATTGGAAAGATACAGAACATTGTTATTCTCTTGAATTGGAAACGCAGCGTGTGTGGGATTATGCTGGAGACAATTATGTTCACCGCCTAATTCAATCTAAAACTGATGGGAAATTGGTTGAATTGAATTCACCGTATAATGAGTGTGGAAGCTGCGAATGTGTAGATTCTGGATTCAGTGAGGCCCTTTTGAACAGTAAAGTAGAAGCG ATTGTTAATGAGTACAATGAACTGCTTGCTACTCAACTTGAGAACCAAAAAGTG TATTTTGAATTGTTACTGCAAGAAGTTAAAGAAGAAACTGAAAGAGAAATTTCTAATGCTGTTGAGAAGGCTGTACCGCTAAAGAAAATGCAGGCCAAGCTGGACAGATGtgtaaaagagaagaaatttcTTGATGAT CTTAATGAAAACCTTTTAAAGAATCAGGAGATTTGGAAAGCAAAGATACTTGAAGCTGAAGAGAG GGAGAAAAAGACTTTGAAACTAAAGGATGATAAAATTAGCGACTTAGAAGAACAG CTTAGGAATTTGATGCTCTATCTTGAGACTGGGAAGACAATGGAGCAGACATCGAtatcaaatgaaataaaggATGGCACTGCCTTTTCAGCATCGATAGAGTTGTCGCAGCCATCAAGTAGCAAATGA
- the LOC117622897 gene encoding F-box/LRR-repeat protein 14, which produces MMDCLPDQLVWEILSRVKKTTDRNSLSLACKRLHGLDNEQRQSLRVGCGLDPANEALTSLCSRFSNLTKVEITYAGWMSKLGKQLDDEGLLILSNCCPSMVDLTLSYCTFITDLGLGHLSSCSKLSALKLNFTTRITGCGILSLVAGCKVLTILHLVRCLNVSSFEWLEYLGKLETLEDLSIKNCRAIGEGDLIKLGSSWKKLKCLQFEVDVNYRYMKVYDRSAVDRWQKQWVACENMVELSLVNCIISPGRGLACVLGKCKNLEKIHLDKCVGVRDSDIIGLAQKSKNLRSIFLRVPSDFSLPLLMNNPLRLTDECLKAVAQNCSMLESVRISYSDGDFPSFSSFTLDGILSLIQKCPLRELAFDQVYSFNDVGMEALCLAQYLETLELVKCQEISDEGLQLVGQFPRLSILRLIKCLGVSDDGLKPLVGSYKLELLAVEDCPQISERGVLGAAKSVSFRQDLSWLY; this is translated from the coding sequence ATGATGGATTGTTTGCCGGACCAGTTAGTATGGGAGATCTTGAGCAGGGTTAAGAAAACCACTGATAGAAACTCTTTGTCTTTGGCGTGTAAACGCCTGCATGGATTGGATAATGAACAGAGACAATCTCTTCGGGTTGGTTGTGGATTAGACCCTGCAAATGAAGCTTTGACTTCTCTCTGCAGTAGGTTTTCCAACTTGACAAAGGTAGAGATAACTTACGCTGGTTGGATGTCCAAACTAGGAAAGCAGTTGGATGACGAAGGGCTTCTTATTCTTTCCAATTGCTGCCCTTCTATGGTTGATCTCACATTAAGCTACTGCACCTTCATCACTGATTTGGGCCTTGGTCACTTGTCTTCTTGCTCAAAACTTTCAGCTTTGAAGTTGAATTTCACAACAAGAATTACTGGCTGTGGCATATTATCTCTTGTTGCGGGCTGCAAAGTTCTCACTATCCTCCACCTTGTACGATGTCTAAATGTTAGCAGTTTTGAGTGGCTTGAATATCTTGGAAAGCTTGAAACTCTTGAAGATCTCTCAATTAAGAATTGTAGAGCTATTGGGGAGGGTGATTTGATTAAGCTAGGTTCTAGTtggaaaaaactaaaatgcTTGCAATTTGAGGTCGATGTGAATTACagatatatgaaagtttaTGATCGTTCAGCTGTGGATCGCTGGCAAAAGCAGTGGGTCGCATGTGAGAACATGGTGGAACTTAGCTTGGTAAATTGTATCATCAGCCCTGGGAGGGGGCTCGCTTGTGTGCTGGGGAAGTGCAAGAATTTGGAGAAGATTCACTTGGACAAGTGTGTTGGGGTAAGGGACTCTGATATCATAGGCTTagcccaaaaatcaaaaaaccTCCGCTCCATTTTCCTTCGAGTTCCATCGGATTTCTCACTTCCTCTTCTGATGAATAATCCACTGAGATTAACCGATGAATGTCTAAAAGCCGTGGCTCAGAACTGTTCGATGCTTGAATCTGTCAGGATATCGTATTCTGATGGGGATTTCCCTTCATTTTCCTCATTTACATTGGATGGAATCCTTAGTTTGATTCAGAAGTGCCCTTTGCGGGAACTTGCTTTCGACCAAGTGTATTCCTTTAACGATGTTGGAATGGAAGCTCTTTGCTTGGCTCAGTATCTTGAGACCTTGGAGCTGGTCAAATGCCAAGAGATAAGCGACGAGGGGCTGCAGCTTGTGGGGCAGTTTCCCCGGTTGTCCATTCTGCGTTTAATCAAGTGTTTAGGGGTTTCTGATGATGGGTTAAAGCCACTTGTAGGGTCATACAAATTGGAATTGTTGGCTGTGGAAGATTGTCCTCAAATTTCTGAAAGAGGAGTTCTGGGAGCTGCAAAGTCTGTATCTTTCAGACAAGACTTGTCATGGCTGTACTGA
- the LOC117622115 gene encoding acetylornithine aminotransferase, mitochondrial, producing the protein MLSLHLLKPPIFAGARSTLARANAGTPRACLSLDVPTVDQSKPGVAVGSQEVMEAEGRVLVGTYKRPPVVLYSGKGCKLYDPEGREYLDLYSGIAVNALGHGDPDWIRAVTEQARTLTHVSNAYYSIPQVELAKRLVACSFADRIFFSNSGTEANEAAIKFARKFQRFSFPEKKEPATEFISFTNSFHGRTMGAVALTSKEHYRSPFEPVMPGVTFLEYGDIQAATKLIHSGKIAAVFLEPLQGEGGILSATKEFLQSLRGACDDSGSLLAFDEVQCGLGRTGYLWAHEAYGVFPDIMTLAKPLAGGLPIGAVLVTEKVAASIKYGEHGSTFAGGPLICNAALSVLNKISKTEFLSSVTNKGQYFKELLTKKLGKNPHVREVRGSGLIVGVELDVSASPLVDACRNLGLLIITAGKGNVLRLVPPLIISKQELEHAAEVLLECLPVLDGSN; encoded by the exons ATGCTTTCTCTCCACCTTCTCAAACCCCCAATATTCGCCGGAGCGCGAAGCACTCTCGCCCGGGCCAATGCGGGCACGCCACGTGCGTGCCTTAGCTTGGACGTGCCCACGGTCGATCAATCGAAGCCAGGGGTGGCGGTGGGGAGCCAGGAGGTGATGGAGGCGGAGGGGAGGGTTCTGGTGGGGACGTACAAAAGGCCGCCCGTGGTGTTGTACAGTGGCAAAGGATGTAAATTGTACGATCCTGAAGGGCGAGAGTATTTGGATTTGTATTCTGGGATTGCTGTGAACGCTCTTGGACACGGGGATCCTGATTGGATACGGGCTGTCACAGAGCAAGCCCGTACGCTCACCCACGTCAGCAACGCCTACTATTCCATCCCTCAG GTGGAGCTAGCAAAACGTTTGGTGGCTTGCTCCTTTGCTGATCGTATCTTTTTCTCCAACTCTGGCACAGAAGCAAATGAAGCTGCCATAAAATTTGCAAGAAAGTTTCAAAGATTCTCATTTCCTGAAAAGAAAGAGCCTGCAACAGAATTCATTTCTTTCACCAACAGCTTCCATGGGAGAACGATGGGGGCCGTTGCTTTGACGAGTAAGGAGCATTATCGGTCGCCATTTGAGCCTGTCATGCCTGGAGTTACTTTCTTGGAGTATGGCGATATACAAGCTGCAACCAAACTAATTCATTCTGGCAAAATTGCTGCTGTGTTTCTTGAACCTCTCCAGGGCGAAGGTGGCATACTTAGCGCAACTAAAGAATTCTTGCAATCCTTGCGTGGTGCTTGTGATGATTCGGGGTCGCTACTGGCCTTTGATGAG GTTCAATGCGGCTTAGGCCGAACTGGTTATCTCTGGGCACATGAAGCTTATGGTGTATTCCCAGACATAATGACGCTGGCCAAGCCTCTTGCAGGAGGGCTCCCCATAGGAGCTGTTTTAGTTACAGAAAAAGTCGCTGCTTCAATAAAATATGGAGAACATGGAAGCACATTTGCTGGAGGGCCGCTTATATGCAATGCCGCCCTTTCTGTTTTGAACAAAATCTCAAAGACCGAGTTTCTATCCAGCGTCACAAACAAAGGTCAGTACTTCAAAGAATTGTTAACAAAGAAGCTGGGAAAAAATCCACACGTGAGAGAAGTACGTGGTTCAGGACTTATCGTTGGTGTAGAGCTAGATGTTTCTGCTTCACCACTCGTCGATGCCTGTCGAAATTTGGGTCTTCTAATAATAACAGCAGGAAAAGGAAATGTTCTCAGGCTTGTGCCCCCTTTGATTATCTCAAAGCAAGAATTGGAGCATGCAGCTGAGGTATTGCTTGAATGTTTGCCGGTCCTTGATGGCTCTAATTGA